Proteins encoded together in one Macadamia integrifolia cultivar HAES 741 unplaced genomic scaffold, SCU_Mint_v3 scaffold402, whole genome shotgun sequence window:
- the LOC122068491 gene encoding putative disease resistance RPP13-like protein 3, producing MDILALSYTDLPYYLQSSFLYFGLYPEDYEISSEKLIRLWVAEGFILQRGEETMEDTAEEYLEELIDRSMIQAASRRPDGGVEKCRIHDLLRDLAVSEAKKDKLLEIYGTSNCSASSLSRFRRLAIHPNNNECP from the exons ATGGACATATTAGCTCTGAGTTATACAGACTTACCGTATTACTTGCaatcttcttttctctattttggtCTTTACCCAGAAGACTATGAGATCTCTTCTGAAAAATTGATTCGATTATGGGTTGCGGAAGGGTTTATACTACAGAGAGGAGAGGAAACTATGGAAGATACTGCTGAGGAGTACCTAGAAGAGTTGATTGATAGGAGCATGATCCAAGCAGCAAGTAGGAGACCAGATGGAGGTGTTGAAAAATGTCGAATCCATGATCTCTTGCGGGACTTGGCAGTTTCAGAAGCCAAGAAAGATAAGCTTCTTGAAATATATGGGACTAGTAACTGTTCCGCTAGTTCTCTAAGCAGATTTCGTCGGCTTGCGATCCATCCAAACAACAATG AGTGTCCATAG
- the LOC122068495 gene encoding disease resistance protein RPH8A-like, translating into MAAQINRRIEKISSNKLKYGVEASETGETSARLNDGLARKRRRDTMEEEVDVVGFEKDSDEVATLLKQEDSRKLLVVSIVGMGGLGKTTLAKKVYNRSDVKNTSVSCAWIYVSQEYRMKDLLSEAIAQLMMHPKKEFETKDEEELVKILSGHLKEKRSMIVFDDVWKIEDWDRLKVAFLAHQGEGKQQRVLLTTRNVEVAKHADPLIAPYQLKLLGDKESFELSKKVFQYQARSEERSYSKDLEDLGRKLVARCDGLPLAIVVLGGLLSTKERTPSVWNKVLESVNWQLNEGPERCMDILSLSYTDLPYYLQSCFLYLGHYPEDYEISSEKLIRLWVAEGFIQQRGEETMEDTVKEYLEELIDRSMIQAANRRLDGGVKNCRIHDLLRDLAVSEAKKDKLLEICGSNFSASTLSRIRRLAIHPNNNGMHPISSSTLHHLHSFVCFSKNLQKNEWKGLYVGFNLLRVLDLQNVTTLKDLPKEIGGLVLLKYLNLRRTKLQRIPHSMGNLCNLQTLDLSGTYIRHIPKEIWRMQQLRHLSILHRKGVVTKIGRSCCSPPKVDNLRDLQTLHLPAGSWIEGRLNKLTNLRELTIGELRLHKKALTDSIVKLKKLRVLHLGVDGGIEYYLPFASFSHHVHLYKLVLYGRLEKIPALEDFPPYLIDLQFYCSYLKQEDQPMATLEKLPNLKILELGWKAFEGKEMICSEGGFAKLQNLKLSVLPNLEDLKVEQGAFPCLKVLIIHRCEKLKMLPDGLQHVTTLQELNIRSMPREFKARVQKDMGEDWVKIKHIPSVTIF; encoded by the exons ATGGCGGCTCAG ATAAACAGAAGGATTGAGAAGATTTCATCTAACAAATTGAAGTACGGGGTTGAAGCTTCCGAAACTGGAGAGACTTCAGCTCGTTTGAATGATGGCTTAGCACggaaaagaaggagagataCCATGGAAGAAGAAGTTGATGTTGTTGGCTTTGAGAAAGACAGTGATGAAGTAGCGACGCTTCTGAAACAAGAAGATTCACGAAAGCTTCTTGTTGTTTCCATAGTGGGTATGGGTGGTTTAGGTAAGACCACTCTTGCTAAGAAAGTCTATAATAGGAGTGATGTCAAGAACACTTCTGTTTCTTGTGCATGGATTTATGTATCCCAAGAATACAGAATGAAAGATCTTCTCTCTGAGGCCATAGCACAACTTATGATGCACCCAAAAAAGGAGTTTGAAAccaaagatgaggaagaattgGTGAAAATTCTCTCAGGCcacttgaaagaaaaaagatccATGATCGTATTCGATGATGTATGGAAAATAGAAGATTGGGATAGATTAAAGGTGGCATTTCTAGCTCATCAGGGTGAGGGGAAGCAACAGCGAGTGTTACTCACCACCCGTAATGTGGAAGTAGCCAAACATGCTGATCCATTAATTGCTCCATATCAACTCAAACTGCTGGGTGATAAGGAGAGTTTTGAACTCTCAAAGAAGGTCTTTCAATACCAAGCAAGAAGTGAAGAAAGAAGCTACTCCAAAGATTTGGAAGATCTTGGAAGGAAATTGGTTGCTAGGTGCGATGGATTACCACTTGCAATTGTGGTATTGGGAGGTCTCTTATCAACAAAGGAGAGAACACCTAGCGTGTGGAACAAAGTACTTGAAAGTGTGAATTGGCAGCTTAATGAAGGTCCAGAGCGATGCATGGACATATTATCTCTGAGCTATACGGACTTACCGTATTACTTGCAATCCTGTTTTCTCTATCTTGGTCATTACCCAGAAGACTATGAGATCTCTTCTGAAAAATTGATTCGATTATGGGTTGCAGAGGGGTTTATACAACAGAGAGGAGAGGAAACTATGGAAGATACTGTGAAAGAGTACCTAGAAGAGTTAATTGATAGGAGCATGATCCAAGCAGCAAATAGGAGATTAGATGGAGGTGTTAAAAATTGTCGTATCCATGATCTATTGCGGGACTTAGCAGTTTCAGAAGCCAAGAAAGATAAGCTTCTTGAAATATGTGGAAGTAACTTTTCCGCTAGTACTCTAAGCAGAATTCGTCGGCTTGCAATCCATCCAAACAACAATGGTATGCACCCTATATCGAGTTCCACTCTTCACCATCTTCATTCCTTCGTGTGCTTCAGTAAAAACCTCCAAAAAAATGAGTGGAAGGGTCTTTATGTGGGGTTCAATCTGCTTAGAGTATTAGATTTACAGAATGTGACAACTCTTAAGGATTTACCCAAGGAAATTGGAGGCCTCGTCCTTCTAAAGTACTTGAACTTGCGTAGAACCAAACTACAAAGAATTCCACACTCAATGGGAAACCTCTGCAATTTACAAACTTTAGATCTATCCGGCACATACATCAGACACATACCCAAGGAAATATGGAGAATGCAACAACTAAGACATCTTTCTATTT TGCATAGAAAAGGTGTTGTCACTAAGATTGGTCGAAGCTGTTGTTCTCCTCCCAAGGTCGATAATCTGAGGGACCTCCAGACGCTACATCTACCTGCAGGCAGTTGGATAGAAGGTCGTCTTAACAAGTTGACGAATCTGAGAGAACTCACAATAGGAGAGTTGAGGTTGCATAAAAAGGCATTAACCGACTCTATTGTCAAATTGAAAAAACTTCGAGTGTTGCACTTAGGGGTAGATGGTGGAATCGAATATTATTTGCCTTTTGCTTCATTTTCACACCATGTGCACCTCTACAAATTGGTGTTGTATGGAAGGCTAGAGAAGATACCTGCCCTCGAGGATTTTCCACCGTACCTCATAGATTTGCAATTTTATTGTTCGTATCTAAAGCAAGAAGACCAACCAATGGCAACACTAGAGAAGCTACCAAACTTGAAGATTCTCGAATTAGGATGGAAGGCATTTGAAGGAAAGGAAATGATTTGTTCTGAAGGAGGTTTTGCTAAACTCCAAAATTTGAAACTTTCGGTGTTACCTAACTTGGAGGATTTGAAGGTGGAGCAAGGAGCATTCCCCTGCCTTAAAGTTTTAATTATTCATAGGTGCGAAAAATTAAAGATGCTTCCAGATGGGCTGCAACACGTAACTACCCTCCAAGAGCTCAACATACGCTCCATGCCGAGGGAATTCAAAGCGAGAGTACAAAAAGACATGGGAGAGGATTGGGTAAAGATAAAGCACATACCCTCTGTCACCATTTTTTGA
- the LOC122068496 gene encoding disease resistance protein At4g27190-like — MVGVYGIGGVGKTTLMKEVAKNMTKDGLFDQVVMVTVSQEPVLKKIQGEIGENLGLTLSEESLDVRARRLLERLKKEKRILIVLDDLWKPLNLPEELGIPCESSCNVVLATRQLQVCRQMGTQLNVELKVLSEGDAWILFKWAAGDCLVEDNDTLCEVANQVVRECGGLPLAIVTIGKALQTKDISVWKDAASQLKMSRSSSPEGCKE, encoded by the coding sequence ATGGTTGGTGTATATGGCATAGGAGGGGTTGGAAAGACAACCTTGATGAAAGAAGTGGCTAAAAATATGACGAAAGATGGGCTTTTTGATCAGGTTGTGATGGTCACTGTGTCTCAAGAACCAGTCTTGAAGAAGATCCAAGGTGAAATTGGAGAGAACTTGGGACTAACACTTTCAGAAGAGTCCTTAGATGTGAGAGCAAGGCGTTTATTGGAGAGATTGAAGAAGGAGAAACGAATCCTCATAGTCTTAGATGATTTGTGGAAGCCATTAAATTTACCAGAGGAGCTAGGAATTCCCTGTGAAAGCAGCTGCAACGTAGTTCTCGCGACAAGACAGCTCCAAGTGTGTAGACAAATGGGGACCCAATTGAACGTTGAACTAAAAGTTTTATCAGAAGGAGATGCGTGGATTCTATTCAAATGGGCTGCTGGGGATTGTCTAGTAGAGGACAATGATACGTTGTGTGAAGTGGCAAATCAAGTTGTTAGAGAATGCGGGGGTTTGCCCTTAGCAATCGTTACAATTGGTAAGGCGCTGCAAACTAAGGACATATCTGTGTGGAAAGATGCGGCGAGCCAACTCAAGATGTCAAGATCATCATCACCTGAAGGATGCAAGGAATAG